From a region of the Candidatus Margulisiibacteriota bacterium genome:
- the aspS gene encoding aspartate--tRNA ligase, with the protein MLKRTINCGELRRSDIGKEVILNGWVNRRRDHGGVIFLDLRDRSGIVQITFDSSKAGMSHQLAESIRSEYVLAVKGQVITRSDATVNPNMPTGEVEVECTIVDILNTSKTPVFSVADDDQVDETLKLKYRYLDLRKETSLNKFKIRHNVTAAIRNHLNKEGFYEVETPILNKSTPEGARDYLVPSRVNVGKFFALPQSPQLFKQLLMVSGFEKYYQVAKCFRDEDLRADRQPEFTQIDLEMSFVEQDDVIALTEGVIKEAFRVIGEEVALPINRITYDDAMNFYGSDKPDMRYDLKLVDITDICKNIELKVFNQIANGGGMVKGLNVKNGHSLSRKNMDDLITFSQKHGAKGMAYITVRPESPDDISKYEYTSPITKFFNADQLKQTMEQFDAKPGDVLVFIADSVVVANDVLGRLRLEIAELLKIVPKQKYSFVWVTNFPMFEKSEGKLKALHHPFTKPDIKDLSELDADPLSLYSIGYDIVLNGCELGGGSIRIHQAEMQSKILELLGIGPKEAEEKFGFLLSALEYGAPPHGGLAIGLDRMIMLMTGSASIRDVIAFPKTQSAGCPLSDAPSEVSAEQLKELGIRLRQASKE; encoded by the coding sequence ATGCTTAAAAGAACCATAAATTGCGGAGAACTTAGACGGTCAGACATTGGTAAGGAAGTTATTCTTAACGGATGGGTTAATCGTCGTAGGGACCATGGTGGAGTAATTTTCCTAGACCTTAGAGACAGAAGTGGTATTGTCCAGATAACTTTCGATTCTTCCAAGGCAGGTATGTCCCATCAACTTGCTGAAAGCATCCGAAGTGAGTATGTTCTAGCTGTTAAAGGTCAAGTTATTACGCGTTCAGACGCAACTGTTAATCCTAATATGCCTACTGGTGAAGTAGAAGTTGAGTGTACAATAGTAGATATATTAAATACTAGTAAAACACCAGTTTTCAGTGTTGCTGATGATGATCAGGTGGATGAAACATTAAAACTAAAATATAGATATCTGGATTTAAGGAAAGAAACCTCGTTAAATAAATTCAAAATACGACATAATGTTACAGCTGCAATAAGAAATCATTTAAACAAAGAGGGGTTCTATGAAGTAGAAACTCCAATACTTAATAAGAGTACCCCAGAAGGTGCTAGAGATTACTTAGTCCCAAGTAGGGTTAATGTTGGTAAGTTTTTTGCTCTTCCTCAATCACCTCAGCTATTCAAGCAATTATTAATGGTTAGTGGTTTTGAAAAGTATTATCAAGTAGCTAAATGTTTTAGAGATGAAGATCTTCGCGCAGACCGTCAGCCAGAGTTTACACAGATAGACTTAGAGATGAGTTTTGTTGAACAAGATGATGTTATTGCTTTAACCGAAGGAGTCATCAAAGAAGCTTTTAGAGTTATTGGTGAAGAAGTTGCTCTTCCTATAAACAGAATTACCTATGATGATGCCATGAATTTTTATGGTAGTGATAAACCTGATATGCGTTATGATTTAAAATTAGTGGATATTACAGATATTTGTAAGAATATTGAATTGAAGGTTTTTAACCAGATTGCTAATGGTGGAGGTATGGTTAAAGGCTTAAATGTTAAAAATGGTCATTCTCTAAGTAGAAAGAATATGGATGATTTAATCACTTTTTCTCAAAAACATGGAGCCAAAGGAATGGCGTATATAACAGTTAGACCAGAATCGCCAGATGATATAAGTAAATATGAATACACCTCACCAATTACTAAGTTCTTTAATGCTGATCAACTTAAGCAAACCATGGAACAATTTGATGCCAAACCGGGCGATGTTTTAGTTTTTATCGCGGACAGTGTAGTTGTTGCAAATGATGTATTAGGTAGGCTAAGGTTGGAAATTGCAGAATTGTTGAAGATTGTACCAAAACAGAAATATTCATTTGTTTGGGTGACTAATTTCCCTATGTTTGAGAAGTCAGAGGGAAAGCTAAAAGCATTACATCATCCTTTTACTAAGCCAGACATTAAGGATTTATCAGAGTTAGATGCTGACCCTTTATCTTTATATTCAATAGGTTATGATATCGTTCTTAATGGTTGCGAGCTAGGTGGTGGGTCAATTCGTATTCATCAGGCAGAGATGCAATCGAAAATTCTTGAATTACTCGGCATTGGACCAAAAGAAGCAGAAGAGAAGTTTGGTTTCTTATTAAGTGCCTTAGAGTATGGCGCTCCTCCACATGGTGGCTTAGCTATAGGCTTAGACAGAATGATAATGTTAATGACTGGCTCTGCTTCAATCAGAGATGTTATTGCTTTTCCTAAAACACAAAGTGCTGGTTGTCCGCTTTCTGACGCTCCGAGTGAAGTTTCTGCTGAACAGCTCAAAGAGCTAGGCATTAGACTACGCCAAGCTTCTAAAGAATAA
- a CDS encoding isoamylase early set domain-containing protein — protein sequence MKKVVKKVQKKEVKRKIQFKFYAPQAQDVSLVGTFNKWNPIKKKMKMNEKGEWLTRVILSEGEHQYKFIVDGEWINDPGAERFLENGVGGINSVKVV from the coding sequence ATGAAAAAAGTAGTAAAAAAGGTACAAAAAAAAGAAGTGAAAAGAAAAATTCAGTTTAAATTTTATGCACCTCAGGCTCAAGATGTTTCTCTTGTTGGTACCTTTAATAAATGGAATCCAATTAAAAAGAAAATGAAAATGAACGAAAAGGGCGAGTGGTTGACTAGAGTAATTTTGTCAGAAGGCGAGCATCAATACAAATTCATCGTCGATGGTGAATGGATAAACGATCCAGGAGCAGAAAGATTTTTAGAAAATGGGGTTGGCGGCATTAATAGCGTCAAGGTCGTATAG
- a CDS encoding DUF4912 domain-containing protein — translation MIYEEEQLNKLTKFELLDIATELDVKYRTRMAKPKLVASILEEIAKKKKDFDPKTENILDEQEKSRQLDADSAKDREAVHASKYNKAEPKTKAAIKVEDKKEETVVEQPQENTYNKYDTMNDSYHVPHAYGDDKVIAMVVDPTHIHIYWETTQKTQQRLLQEAGLAGSGFDLLLKLYDVTDIDFNGANAWSEQELNVGYSRNWYFSVTANRSYCAEIGMKIHASGKFIRIARSNIIETPRDSVSDFYDEEWMMIDFNNNKNIYSELYRLSGGYDMKRYQLNSATVTERVDRPYDFKLPTVSLSSESLSSHSLSSHSLVKNQKDFWLWVDTELIVYGQTKVDAKELTINGEAIKLDKEGRFRLHMALPNGEYPFQVRAVSKCGEMVEEVTPKVIRFMEQEKVRTKG, via the coding sequence ATGATATATGAAGAGGAACAGCTAAATAAATTAACTAAATTCGAGTTGCTGGATATTGCAACAGAGTTGGATGTTAAATATAGAACAAGAATGGCAAAACCAAAGTTGGTTGCCTCTATACTTGAGGAAATTGCTAAAAAGAAAAAAGACTTTGACCCCAAGACTGAAAATATTTTGGATGAACAAGAGAAGAGTCGTCAGCTTGACGCGGATTCCGCTAAAGATAGAGAGGCTGTTCATGCCTCCAAGTATAATAAGGCAGAGCCTAAGACTAAGGCGGCTATTAAAGTTGAAGACAAAAAAGAAGAAACTGTTGTTGAACAACCACAAGAAAATACTTATAACAAATATGATACGATGAATGACTCTTATCATGTACCTCATGCATATGGTGACGATAAAGTAATTGCTATGGTGGTGGATCCTACTCATATACATATTTACTGGGAAACAACACAAAAAACGCAACAAAGATTACTTCAAGAAGCTGGTTTAGCTGGAAGTGGCTTTGATTTATTGTTGAAGTTGTATGATGTAACGGATATTGACTTTAATGGCGCTAATGCTTGGAGTGAGCAGGAACTTAACGTTGGTTATTCTAGAAATTGGTATTTCTCTGTCACGGCAAATAGGAGCTATTGTGCTGAAATCGGCATGAAGATACATGCTAGTGGTAAGTTTATCCGTATTGCTAGGTCTAACATTATTGAAACACCTAGAGATTCTGTAAGTGATTTTTATGATGAAGAATGGATGATGATTGATTTTAATAATAATAAGAATATTTATAGTGAGTTATATCGACTTTCTGGTGGATATGATATGAAGAGATATCAATTAAATTCAGCTACTGTTACAGAAAGAGTTGATAGACCTTATGATTTTAAGCTTCCAACAGTTAGCTTAAGCTCAGAGTCTTTGTCTTCTCATTCCTTGTCTTCACACTCGTTAGTGAAGAATCAGAAGGATTTTTGGTTATGGGTAGATACGGAACTTATTGTTTATGGTCAAACCAAGGTAGACGCTAAAGAGTTAACTATTAATGGTGAGGCTATAAAACTTGATAAAGAAGGAAGATTTCGATTGCATATGGCTCTTCCTAATGGGGAATATCCGTTCCAAGTGCGTGCTGTCTCGAAATGTGGTGAGATGGTAGAAGAGGTCACTCCAAAAGTGATTCGATTTATGGAACAGGAAAAAGTCAGGACGAAAGGATAA